The Triticum aestivum cultivar Chinese Spring chromosome 5A, IWGSC CS RefSeq v2.1, whole genome shotgun sequence genomic sequence TCTTGCTGTTACTATCTTCAATACAGGTTTAGGCACGCCAAATCGCGGCTTACTTTGCTAGCTAGCACCACCTCGAGGCCGCGTGCCTTCTAGGCGGACGGGAATGGAGTGATCTTGCGCCTGCTGCCCCGAGCTTTATTATTTCTTTGGTTATTATTACTCCCATCCACCTTTGTTACCAAGTTCGTTGGAAGAAAAATGATAATAAAATAGGAAGTAGTAGTACTGAGATTTTTGTGTGCTTCTCTGTTGTCTCTGGCAGACTGGCCCCCATCCCACCTGCTCTGCTCCTGCAGCTCGCCATCCACCCCTGTCTGTCTGGGCGGTGGCTCCGGGATGGGGATCATTTCACGCTGCCGCTTACCCACCATTGATTAGAGCTGTGGGGCATGGGATTGCTACCTGTTACTACCAGCCTAACCCCGTGCACCAGCTATGTTTCGATATCACCCATGCATTCGGAATTTAGGAGGAATCACAGCAAAGAGGAGCGATCCTTTTCAGATTCTTAGTACCTAACGATGTTGCACTTGCTTTATGCTATCCTTTTCCTCATTCTCGGCTGTCTGTTGAAAGTTTCCGGAAATCTCAGTTTCCTTAAAAAAAATTACATCTCATAGACATTGTAAATTCAGGCAACTTATGAACATGTTACATTCTGATATTGGCTTCAGATTATATAATCTAATTTTCCTTTGGATCGTTGCTTGGGTTCCCTGTGGCTTGGTATCAAGGTTTTGGAGATAACATGTGTCTCATGAGCCTAGGATTCATTTAGGAATCCCTGTAGCACAGATCTCCATTCCTACTTGGACCAGGATATGAGTCACATTACTCTTAAGTTTTGCTTTGAGAAGGATCTAATGATGTATCCAATTTGGGAATCTTACATTAGCATGTTACATCCAATGCTACTTTGAATATCATGATTGAGCAACCGTTTGCTACACTACGCCATGCCAGCTAAACCAGTGCATTTGAGTGTGAGTTCAGTTATGTGTGTAAATAAGCTCTCACGGATTACCATTTTAAGGAAAAAACAAGGAGTTGGGCTTGTGCAACTCTAATTTAGATAAGGATCGTCACATGTCAACCTTAACCCTACAACTATGGCACAAATTAATAAGATTTTTTCGTGTGCTGTATCAGTACCTTTATTTCCTAATATTTCTTGGCTTGTACACAGAGCTGGTGAGACGGTCGCAAACGTGCCAAGCTCTTCAGCTGTGGCATCAAACATAAAGGACGACGAATATGCGAGGCTGGTGACACCAGCTCAACATGCAACAGCTGACAACAACACAGAAATTCCTGAGCAACCAAAGTCAAGACACTTCATTTGGTGGATGAAAGTTCTGCTTGGCTGCTTCCTTCTTATATTAGCATCTTATATCTTCGTGAAATTTGGAGTCCCCTTTGCCTTTCAGAAGGTGAGGCGCTGATACTTTCTGTGCAAAAGGAAATCTCTTGGGAGGGTAATTTTAGGCATATGCCACTGGGACGTCAATAGACTTTCATTCTTCTAGTTACCTTTCACTGAATTTCACAAAATGCCTTTCAAAACCAACTGATGTTGGCTTGTTGGTTGGCTCTTCAGTAGTAATTGCCATTTTGGGCTGCGATCTTTTGCTTAGTCAGTACTGGTCAATTTTATTTTCTTACTATAATCAGGAACTTTCAGGTAGCATGCATATATAATTTCGATGGGACAATCACAAAGCTTGATGCCATTATCACACTGCTCATTTAAATTTTTTGGTTGTCCTTTACTATACTCGAACCAGCACCAGTGATGCATTCAACTTAATACTTTTGGTCTTTGTTGAACATGTCTGTTATATGTTTCCTTTTGTCACATATGCGTAGGTCTCAAGCATATGCTCAGGGTTCAGCTTGTAATGGTTAGGAATAACTGTTAGACTAGTACATTTACATTGACATGAATATTCTGGTTGGGTCATATAACTAGAATGCTATTTGCTTAGTGAGTGCATATGTGGCATACTGAACTTTGAGGGATATTTTATTTGTATTATGAAATTATCAATTGTGTCATGTTTCTGAGCTATGTTGTGCATGTATACTCTTTTGATCTTATTCCCTTTTTTTATGAGACATTTTGAGTTGAGTTGTTGAAACAGAACATCTACGGCAATATTCATGTATATTCTTCTGTTTGTTGCAGGTTCTGTTGCCAATCATGCAATGGGAAGCAAGCGCCTTTGGCCGTCCAGTATTGGCTCTTGTCCTCGTCGCATCTTTGGCTCTCCTCCCACTCATCTTAGTCCCTTCTGGACCTTCTATGTGGTTAGCGGGAATGATCTTCGGTTATGGCTGGGGTTTCTTGATTATTATGGCTGGGACTACTCTTGGCATGGTTGCATCATATTGGATTGGCTCATTGTTCCGCGAACGTCTACATGTAAAATTTCAGACTTGCATCTTTTCACTAAGGAGCTATGCCTTAATGTTCTTCTTCTGATCTGTTTCGTTCCTTTTTAAATGCAGGCATGGTTAAAGAGATGGCCTCAGCAGATAGCTCTAATACAGCTTGCTGGCGAAGGGAACTGGTTCCAGCAGTTTCGAGTTGTTGCACTATTCAGAATCTCACCATTTCCATATACAATTTTTAACTATGCCGTAACCGTGACAGAAATCAAGTTCAATCCTTACCTATGTGGTTCAGTTGCCGGAATGGTACCTGAGGCATTCATCTATATCTATAGGTATATACAGATATTCACATTACAGATAATGATTTGGTCAATTGAGTATAATTTTGTCAGACTATTGAGGCCATCTAGGTTTATATCTGCCCCCCCTAATGTGCATCTGTCATCTGATTAATGCCCTTAACAAATAGTACATGGATTGGCGACTGATTATTTTCCAATAGAGTTCAACAATGGAGCATTATTTGGTAGACAAGCGTCATAATCTATGCATTTGTGCTCTTGATAGGTTGGAAAAAACTATTCTTTGTCTTCTAGACTGTAGCAATATTGATAAGGATGGTGAATTGTAACTAACCCAAACAGAGAGAAGCTTGTCTTTTCAGGGTTGTGAGTGCACCAATCTGATTTCCAGAAGTCCATTAATCTGTCTGCGTATATGCAAGTAAAATTATAACAAAAAAGTTAACTATGAAGAAATTGTTCTCTATGCCAAATCTGAAACCAGTCCCAAATACTAGTTTTTTTATCAGTTAGCTGTCAAAGATAGAGAAGTTTGATTGCACACactttcttcatcttgcattttggaTTAGAGGTAGACCCACCTGAGTGTATTACTCAAGGTCAGCATCCAGATTCAAGGAGCTTATCTTTGTAGGAGTTGTTGAGTGCACTCACATCTGGTTTCCAGAAGTATTGATGAGTTACTAATCTTGCTAATGCTTATGCAGCGGACGGCTAATACGCACGTTGGCTGATGTGAAGTATGGCAAGTATAAGATGACGCCGGTGGAGCTAACATACAACATAATCTCGTTCGTGGTTGCCGTTATCCTCACTATCGCCTTTACAGTTTACGCCAAGAAGGCGCTAAGCCACATAAAAAGCTCAGATGATACTTGCGCAGAGGACCAACCTGGGGTGACTGCACTCAAGAATGGCCACCAGGAGTGTTCCCATGCACATCATGTAGCTTTAGATGTCGTGTGATGTCTATTCATCGGGAGCGGATTAGAGTGAAGTGAGGTGGTGTTAGTTGATCATCGTTTTCTCCGTCAGAGGAGGCGAGGTAGGCTCTGACAGCAGGTGGATGCACCTGTCTAACTAGATATATGCCCAGCTAATATGGTTATACTACTACGTTATTAGTTTCATGTAGTTATAATCACCAGAACATGTGACTGGCTTTGCCTGTTGTTGGCGGGAGATTTGTTCTGGCTGTTGAGGCCTTCCACTATGTGATGGATGTCATACTTCTGAAAAGTATGCCACGCAGGCATCGATGCCAAGTGAAAAACTTTTGGCACCGCACTCACAGCGTGGGATAATTTGGCACCGCCTGCAGACTGACCCACATGTACTATAAACAAAGGGAAGCAAATCAATCAACCAACTACCAGCGTCTTCCTCTCATACACATGCCCATTTTTTATCCCGTGAATAGATTTGGCGCCGGAGCAAGTGCATGCTCCGATGCCCTGAAATTTTTTTAGGGCACCGAGTTGGCAaagggcatcgatgccaaatgcctGCAAACTGAATTTGGCAcctcttttggcctacatagtggagggcctgaTGGACTGGAAATTTGGCCTTCTCTTGAGGTGCATATATTTGCTTAGATGTTTCGGATGGCAGTGCATACAGTTTTGCCACAGCGCTGTTTCAGACTATCAAGATTCAGGAGGTCAGAAGCCCTCTGAATATAAACCAGGGCAGATTTTCTTTTTCAAGCTAATAGCCTCACCATCGCCAGGTGGAGCGACCTCCGTTAGGGTCTCTTGCTGGTCCTTGGCgcgattttttgtccaaaaggaccccctGGCCAACAGAATTGCCAAAAAAGACCACATGTCAAAAACATTGTCAAAAAGGACCCCCTCGCtagtggcggcaggcgcggcaggcgacACCTGGCGCCTGCCGCCACGCCAGGAGGAGGCAGGCCCTGCCGCCACCGCAGGAGGCGGCCGCGCGGGATATAACCGTTTGTGCACAGTGCGCCGAGCCGGGACGGAACGGCCAGGCCTGGTGGGCCATGCCGCCACCCAGCGAGGCGGCCTCTGTTGCCGCTGTCGGGCGCGGGCCGACAACCTGTGATGCTCGCGGGCCCCGCCTGTGTGCCAGGCCGCCACTGCAGCAGGCGGCGACCCTGTTGCTGCACGCGCGACAACGACGCAAACGGCGCTGATTCCGGTGGGCGCAGATTTTCACAGGCGCTGCTTTTCCCCAGTTCCTTGTTTTGCTTTCTGCCACAAGTTTCGATGATCCAGAATCGGATTCCCGCCTAAACTTTGTAGTACTGATTGCTACGTAGACGATACTGATTAAAGCAGTGCGTGATTCTGGCTTCCGTCTATTTCTCCAGCCGAAGCGACAGCACTCAGGCGTGCTGTTTTCAATGCGTGTTTTCCTGCCGCACACTCGAGAGCGTTGTTGTTGCTGCGTGTGATGAGACACCGCGATGCTGGAATCCGATGCCACGGTAGGTGAGTTCTGGCTAGTTCTGCCGACAATACAGTGGTCCTCTTCTTTTTAAACGCACATCCGCGGCTCCGTGTGCATACACTCTCTCTCTCGCATATCTCTGGTTGCCTTCTCTACCTCTTTGCTCTCTCTAAGCGCATACACAGACAGAAAGGAAAACTTGTTAGCCACTTTTACTCGTGATTTTGGTCGATTTGGAGTTGGATTTCGAAGATgatgaagttgaagaaaagatagattaaggtaagatctatccatttttgttggtttcGTTCACATGCATGATGTTTTTGTTCTGTTTGATTAGTTCCTAAGTGTGTATTCTCTGTTGTTTTAGGCATAATTTTAGCACTTGAAGGAGTCATTTGGAGTCATTTAGAGCTTGAGAAGTAGGATTTGCATTGCGAAAGTGAACTACGAAGTTGAagatcaaggtatgagctttgcaaTACGTGTAATTTTTTGTGCATACACGATGGTAATTAGTTAGTCTTTTAGCCCGTCATTAGCTATGCAATGTTAGTGCGTAGAGGTTAGAAATAATTTCAGACGACAAATACAACATTTATAATATTTTTTTTAGAAGAGTAGATTGAACATGTTATATCTATGTTAGGTGCATCCATTAGTATTGACATGCGAGAAATCTTAATACGGTAATTAGGAAAAAAACGTGTACAGTAATTGTTCATTGCATGTGgtatgttatttcatgtggtatgtttattaataagtctATAGTTAGAAAGCGTAGGTCTACTTTGTTATGTCGCAATAATCTAAATTTTATATGTTAAGATTATGTGCTAATGTACTTGATGATGTATGTAATTAGATAAAATAAttcatcttagtagcaaacaaggaggagatgacgtgattgaagaaattgtgtttcTATCTTCGCTGTCCCTTTTGAGGTGATGACCACATACATGCAAGTgctattttcatacttttgatagcaGAAAGAAAAATCCGTGTGTAATATTGATGTTCATGTGATAATAGGTTGACTCAGTTCATATAGTACTGGCGACGGAAATTTATTCGAACTATTTGGACTCTTAATTGCATTCTCAAGCACATCCATATTGAAGCCAAGGTATAAAATGACACCgtaattttgttaatattttttatattgatgtactattgtgaataatgtgcatgccgctgcaaatattattatttgtaaataaatAATTGCTATCGTATGCtatgaaaaaattatataaagccggAAGAAATTAAATGTTTTACTCATATGACATTAAAATGTTATTATTGTACTGTTATGTTTAGTGGCTGTTGTAAGAAAATTAATTTGTACTAATAGTCATTTTTACTCTTGTAGACGAGTTTGAGAAAAAATAGATCTTTAAATACACTTTAACCAAACTCTTAAAGTCTACGCAAATGATTCTAGAAACAAACCAAATATTTGTAACAAAAATACGGTTATTATTTTAGTCGTATGATATGTAAATGTTGTCATCATTACTAAATATTCAGTTACTAACTATTTGAAATGTAAAAATGTATGGTGGTTAGGTACTATGGAAAATTTAGTAGTGTACTATGGGAACGTCTTACGCGACGGTCCTTTCGGGGTGGATGTGTCCTTGTGCGAGTCGACTACAATTGTAGTGAGAGACATGGTCAACGTGGGTTACGCAGCAGTTAGAAGGTGCATCCGAGCGGTGTTTGGCCCAGGGATGCAGGGGAAaaaatgacaatggaggccttcgtcgttgacggaggaaatgatgggacagttgcccgttggggtttgcggcctgtcacaggtgatcggtcgtgggggtcgtacatgaggtttgcaagcaatcccaataactcaatgtatggtcagccgatggtgtatgtggagttcatttcagtcactgatgttgccggatgcagtagcaggggtggtgaggtcgagttggccatcacatcagcccctagcatcggcccatcggaaccgacgggcggccagcctgtgtatgacacaggatattggtcggcggccgttgacatgagcgaacacgtggagggattgccggaggcgctagatgatgatgatcattcTTCTGCGTCTTAGGAGTCAAGCGGAGAAGAAGATGTTCCTCCTCAGAGGGCGGTCGCGGCGGCACTGCAACCTGGGTTTTTATAGGATATGAGCATCACCAACGAATTTCACTCTTCTTCTGGCCTAGGAGCGGGAAGCCTGGAGGTTGGGCAAGTTTTCCCAGATAAGAAGTCTGCTTACCAGGCAATGGGTAGCTATGCAATCGGCATCCACCGCCAGCATAGAGTGAAGCAGTCTGATAAAAAAGAGTTGAAGGTCATATGCATCCACACCGCGAAAGGTTGCCACGGAAGAGTTCTCGCTAGACTGAAGCCTGGGGTATGTCAGtcatggcatatcacaaaaatagtGGAGCATACCTGTGAGCAAACTGGGACTCTTTCAGATCACTGCAATGTGACAGCAAAATTTGTGGCACAGACGATGGAAACAATTGTGCAGGGAAGTCTCAACATTAGTGTTAGGGCTCTGCAAAAAGATGCAGATGATCTAATTGGATTCCCTGTTAGCTACAGCAAGGCTAGGCGTGCGAAGGAAAATATATTCAAGAACTTGTATGGTACCTatgaggaggcatattcttatgccCCTAGAATGCTTCATCAAATAGCAAGTGCTAATAGGGGGACTCAAGTTTGGTGGAGAGAACGTCCAAACCCAATGAACCCGGGTGAGCTAATCCTGGACCGCTTATTCTGGGCATTCGCCCAGACTATACAAGCCTTCAGGCACTGTCGCCCGGTATTATCTGTTGATGGTACCTTTCTCACTAGAAAGTACAAGGGCACACTATTGGTGGCGATTGCAGCGGATGCAAATAATCAGCTTCTTCCTATTGCATATGCATTGGTCGAGAGCGAGAACAAAGATAGCTGGTTGTGGTTCCTGAGCTGCGTGAAGATTGGTGTCGTGAAAGAGCGTAAAGGTGTTTGCATCATTTCTGATCGCAACACTGGATTATTAAGCGCTCTTGAAATAATTAAGGCGTCGGAAGAAGAGTGGGGCTGACCCGATCTAgagggaaggtggtgcatgaggcatttggcagcaaacttttactccaaattcaaaaataaggattggttcaagttattcaagaggatgtgcatgcaaaaaactgaagccaaaatgaatgcgacatgggcaggtatcaatggtgagatcgaccgcgcggccttgccgcagagagaagaccggaggggtcgtaggacggccataaatttgagccagtggatcaccgagaattgccctcatttggagaagtgggcgcaggctcacgacaccggggctcggtatggaataatgaccaacaacatgtcagaggtgtacaatggtgttcttaaaggggtgcgagcactgcctatcacagccctaattgaagaaacttggaaccggaccctgtcatactttgcagacagggtcaccgtcgccaaagcacaagttgaattgaacaagccatggtccgagaagatgcaaagacatctggatgagaaagcaaagaagtcccaaagtcatggctgcaggaaagtggacgcacttaggaataagtgggaggtcaatgtgtgagccaagtacgttaagggtcaccacagaggatcaaaaaagcaaGCTGTCACCCTTGGCTCAACCTCCTGTGAGTGCACTTGTAACAAGCCCaagctcaccaattacgtaggtctgggtggcctgaagggacctatgaggaggtacgtaaagaacttcttaggttggatgcaaggtggaagaaggttgtggagccgaagagtgaaacttttagaaggactgcagaaaaccatccatttttatggactgaggagagtgaggacgaagatgatatcttcatgccgccgcttccgggttctgcatcgtcaaagggcaagagttctgcattgtccaagggcaagagtactgcatcctcgaagggcaagagttcttcatcatccAAGGAtaagagttctgcatcctcgaagggcaagagttctgcatcgacggaggatgacgatgatgccttcatgtagtttttaagctgtattccagttgtaccgtttaattcagatgtacttgcattattagtttgtactctTTTATTGTAaggcattatgttctatcttaatttCATTTTATAGTTGTTGCACGATGCTCGATAATtagtggagggaaagaaaatgccaCTACTTTATTCTAAAACTATATATTTTTTCCATCACGACAAGGTacaactgaaaataagatacaACACGACAAGGTacaactgaaaataagatacatCGTAGAATTTAAATAAAGCTACATTTAACTACTGAAATGAAGCTACATTAAACTGCAGAAATAAAGATACAAATGATTGCGAAATTTAAAATACTACCACAGGAATCTACTGAGTCCAAcgtggatattttccttttccatcgccagcttcttctgctgccttggcccgacgagccctttctttctttctctgcctCTCCGCCTCACGAGCCTCCTTTCGCTGTCATTCCTGCTCCTCCATGCGACGAGCCTCTTCCCTGTTTTTCTTTCCCATTTCCTTAAAAAAATGGTGTTGCTCCGCATAGTATTCTTTtaactctctctctcttgctctgctttctcctcagcttccgccTTCTCGCGTCGCTCTTCCGCAAATAAACTATTTCACGCACGGCGACTTCTTTCACGAATCTCAGTCACTGCCCAAGCCGGCTTCTCCGTGTCAATCCAATGATAGTACATGCAC encodes the following:
- the LOC123105952 gene encoding transmembrane protein 64, which translates into the protein MARLLPLDIEPGETATRAGETVANVPSSSAVASNIKDDEYARLVTPAQHATADNNTEIPEQPKSRHFIWWMKVLLGCFLLILASYIFVKFGVPFAFQKVLLPIMQWEASAFGRPVLALVLVASLALLPLILVPSGPSMWLAGMIFGYGWGFLIIMAGTTLGMVASYWIGSLFRERLHAWLKRWPQQIALIQLAGEGNWFQQFRVVALFRISPFPYTIFNYAVTVTEIKFNPYLCGSVAGMVPEAFIYIYSGRLIRTLADVKYGKYKMTPVELTYNIISFVVAVILTIAFTVYAKKALSHIKSSDDTCAEDQPGVTALKNGHQECSHAHHVALDVV